In the genome of Chryseobacterium oryzae, one region contains:
- the rsmH gene encoding 16S rRNA (cytosine(1402)-N(4))-methyltransferase RsmH: MYHNPVLLKQSVDDLVTNPDGIYVDCTFGGGGHSREIVSRLSEKGKLYAFDQDLDALKNNFDDERFTLINQNFRFLENSLLMYGVSQVDGILADLGVSSHQFDEAERGFSTRSNAPLDMRMNVMQSLDAKKIINEYDEEALADIFYYYGELREARKLARDIVHHRKSKTIETTEDLKKLFSYLPPHKVNKFYAQLFQAIRIEVNQELDVLKEMLVQSYQILKPGGRLVVISYHSLEDRLVKRFLKNGMFEGEPERDIFGNYKKAFELVKSKAIIPDDKEIEENSRARSAKMRTGIKM, translated from the coding sequence ATGTATCACAACCCCGTTTTATTGAAGCAAAGTGTGGATGATTTGGTGACGAATCCCGACGGTATTTATGTGGACTGCACATTTGGCGGCGGTGGGCATTCGCGTGAGATTGTAAGTCGCCTTTCAGAAAAAGGTAAATTATATGCCTTCGATCAGGATCTTGATGCACTGAAAAATAATTTTGATGACGAAAGGTTTACACTAATAAATCAGAATTTCAGATTTCTCGAAAATTCTCTTTTAATGTATGGTGTTTCGCAGGTTGATGGGATTTTAGCCGATCTTGGGGTTTCTTCTCATCAGTTTGATGAGGCAGAGAGAGGTTTTTCTACGCGCAGCAATGCTCCTCTTGATATGAGAATGAATGTAATGCAGAGTCTTGATGCTAAAAAAATCATTAACGAATACGATGAAGAAGCTTTAGCAGATATTTTCTATTACTATGGAGAACTGAGAGAAGCGAGAAAATTGGCGCGTGATATTGTTCATCACCGGAAATCGAAAACAATAGAAACTACCGAAGATCTGAAAAAACTGTTCAGCTATCTTCCGCCGCATAAAGTAAATAAATTTTATGCGCAGTTGTTTCAGGCGATAAGAATTGAAGTTAATCAGGAGCTGGATGTTTTGAAGGAAATGTTGGTTCAGTCTTATCAAATTTTAAAACCAGGCGGAAGACTTGTGGTAATATCTTATCATTCTCTTGAAGACCGATTAGTAAAAAGATTTTTGAAAAACGGAATGTTTGAAGGCGAACCAGAGAGAGATATTTTTGGGAATTATAAAAAAGCATTCGAGCTGGTAAAAAGCAAAGCAATAATTCCGGATGATAAAGAAATTGAAGAAAACTCTCGTGCCAGAAGCGCAAAAATGAGAACTGGAATAAAAATGTAA
- the yihA gene encoding ribosome biogenesis GTP-binding protein YihA/YsxC, which translates to MVIKTATFVKSSGKWQECPEPNMPEYAFIGRSNVGKSSLINAMMNHKDLAKTSGTPGKTQLINHFLVNDNWYLTDLPGYGYAKVSKVIRKDFEKLITNYILNRRNLVNLFVLVDSRHSPQKIDLEFIQWCGESGVPFSIVFTKADKLKPNVAIQNVESYKNELLKTWEDLPELYLTSAEKKEGCEEILNFIQTTNEFLENNSVSFDE; encoded by the coding sequence ATGGTTATTAAAACAGCAACATTTGTAAAAAGCAGCGGAAAATGGCAGGAATGTCCCGAACCAAATATGCCAGAATACGCTTTTATCGGAAGATCAAATGTGGGTAAATCTTCGCTGATTAATGCAATGATGAATCATAAAGATTTGGCAAAAACTTCGGGAACACCAGGAAAAACACAGCTTATTAATCATTTTTTGGTTAATGACAACTGGTATCTTACCGACTTACCGGGTTATGGATATGCAAAGGTTTCTAAAGTCATCAGAAAAGATTTTGAAAAACTGATAACCAACTACATTCTCAACAGAAGAAATCTCGTTAACCTTTTCGTTTTGGTGGATTCCCGACACAGTCCTCAAAAAATTGATCTTGAATTTATCCAGTGGTGCGGAGAAAGTGGGGTTCCTTTCAGCATTGTTTTTACAAAAGCTGATAAGCTGAAACCTAATGTTGCGATACAGAATGTAGAATCTTATAAAAATGAACTTTTAAAAACCTGGGAAGATCTTCCGGAATTGTATTTAACTTCTGCAGAAAAAAAAGAAGGCTGTGAAGAGATTTTAAATTTCATTCAGACCACTAATGAATTTTTAGAAAATAATAGTGTGAGTTTTGATGAGTAA
- a CDS encoding UDP-N-acetylmuramoyl-L-alanyl-D-glutamate--2,6-diaminopimelate ligase — MQLIELLNRIPVLESHGDTHREVSALVFDSRKVSENSLYIAVKGTVADGHSFIASAIEKGATTIVCEDLPENLDQNLTYIQVKDSSKALGHLASNFYGNPSEKLKLIGVTGTNGKTSVSTLLFDVFKNLRHHSALLSTVEIRIGDEIIPATHTTPDVITINQILAKAVEEGCEFAFMEVSSHGISQNRIEGLHFKIAGFTNLTHDHLDYHKTFDEYLKTKKIFFDELNDEAIAITNVDDKNGNIMLQNTKAKKRSYALKTMADYHGKLLEVDFNGMLLNFNGKEFWTTLTGKFNVYNLLLVFGIASELGFEQDEILQSISTLKRVNGRFETFKSDGGIFFVVDYAHTPDALENVLDSINEIRTKNERLITVFGCGGDRDHSKRPEMGNIATKKSTLAIITSDNPRTEDPNAIIKEIEAGVEPQNFSKYTSIPDRREAIKMAIKFAEPKDIIVVAGKGHETYQEINGVKHHFDDKEVINELWKLMSK, encoded by the coding sequence ATGCAGTTAATTGAATTATTAAACAGAATTCCAGTTTTAGAAAGTCATGGTGATACCCACCGTGAAGTTTCTGCATTGGTTTTCGACAGTAGAAAGGTTTCAGAAAATTCACTGTACATCGCAGTGAAAGGAACTGTTGCAGACGGGCATTCATTTATTGCATCAGCTATAGAAAAAGGAGCAACAACTATTGTTTGCGAAGATTTACCGGAAAATTTAGATCAAAATCTTACCTATATTCAAGTAAAAGACTCGTCTAAAGCTTTAGGGCATCTGGCTTCCAATTTTTATGGAAATCCTTCCGAAAAATTAAAATTAATAGGAGTTACCGGAACCAACGGAAAAACCTCCGTTTCTACTTTGCTTTTTGATGTTTTTAAAAATTTAAGACATCATTCGGCTTTGCTTTCAACGGTAGAAATCAGAATAGGAGATGAAATAATTCCCGCAACACATACGACGCCGGATGTTATTACCATTAATCAGATTTTGGCTAAAGCAGTTGAAGAAGGATGCGAATTTGCCTTTATGGAAGTAAGTTCACACGGTATTTCCCAAAACAGAATAGAAGGTTTACACTTCAAAATTGCAGGATTTACCAATCTTACTCATGATCATTTAGATTATCATAAAACGTTTGACGAATATTTAAAAACGAAGAAAATATTTTTTGATGAATTGAATGATGAAGCCATTGCCATTACCAATGTGGATGATAAAAATGGCAATATAATGCTGCAAAATACCAAGGCTAAAAAAAGATCTTATGCTTTGAAAACTATGGCAGATTATCATGGAAAGCTTTTGGAAGTTGATTTTAACGGGATGCTCCTCAATTTCAACGGAAAAGAATTCTGGACCACTCTTACCGGGAAATTCAATGTCTACAATTTGCTTCTGGTATTTGGTATTGCCTCTGAATTGGGATTTGAACAGGATGAAATTCTTCAGTCAATCAGTACATTAAAAAGGGTAAACGGACGATTTGAAACCTTCAAGTCAGATGGCGGAATTTTCTTCGTTGTAGATTATGCACATACACCGGATGCTTTGGAGAATGTGTTAGACAGCATCAATGAAATTCGAACTAAAAACGAAAGACTTATCACGGTGTTTGGTTGCGGCGGCGACAGAGATCACTCAAAAAGACCTGAAATGGGAAATATTGCCACTAAAAAATCTACATTGGCAATCATCACTTCAGACAACCCGAGAACCGAAGATCCCAATGCGATAATCAAAGAAATTGAAGCAGGTGTTGAACCTCAGAATTTTAGCAAATATACTTCAATTCCGGATCGAAGAGAAGCTATAAAAATGGCGATAAAATTTGCGGAGCCAAAAGACATCATCGTCGTAGCAGGAAAAGGTCACGAAACCTATCAGGAAATCAATGGTGTAAAACATCATTTTGATGATAAAGAAGTAATTAATGAGTTGTGGAAGCTTATGAGTAAATGA
- a CDS encoding FtsL-like putative cell division protein, with the protein MAKRTAYKPQKKLTFIDIIKGNFLNRDEIKVYYKYFLLLFVLMMAMIYSNHLVNKKIKIVNALKEQTEEYKSRNAFAQSKLIKVKMESQLGKEVASDSLMTLESHPHKLLIKLDSTDAKTK; encoded by the coding sequence GTGGCAAAAAGAACAGCATACAAACCTCAGAAGAAACTTACTTTTATAGATATTATAAAAGGAAATTTCCTTAACAGGGATGAAATTAAGGTTTACTATAAGTATTTTCTGTTGCTTTTTGTATTGATGATGGCGATGATTTACAGCAATCATTTAGTCAACAAAAAAATAAAAATTGTAAATGCTTTAAAGGAGCAGACCGAAGAATATAAGTCCCGAAATGCTTTTGCGCAAAGTAAACTGATTAAAGTGAAAATGGAATCTCAGCTTGGGAAAGAAGTAGCTTCAGACTCTTTAATGACGCTCGAAAGCCATCCGCACAAATTGTTAATAAAATTAGACAGTACCGATGCAAAAACAAAATGA
- a CDS encoding alpha/beta fold hydrolase, whose protein sequence is MRFSTKKEKKYNFIEAGEGHPLVLLHGLMGGLSNFDKMVNFFSEKGFKVYVPQLPIYDLPVLNTNLTTIAKYVIKFIETTIGKPVTIVGNSMGGHVGLIMTLARPDLIQNLVLTGSSGLYERAFGDSFPRKNDRSYIRKKAEEVFYDPAVATEDLVDEVFSVVNDRMKGIKTVMLARSAIKHNMLNDLPKILTPTCLIWGKQDNVTPPEVAEDMHKFIPNSDLFWIDKCGHAAMMEKPDEFNEILYNWLKDKV, encoded by the coding sequence ATGAGATTTAGTACAAAAAAAGAAAAGAAATATAACTTTATAGAAGCGGGAGAAGGCCATCCGCTTGTGCTTTTGCATGGGCTTATGGGCGGTTTGAGTAATTTTGATAAAATGGTGAATTTTTTTTCGGAAAAAGGATTTAAGGTATATGTGCCTCAGTTGCCAATTTACGATTTACCTGTACTCAATACCAATCTTACTACTATTGCGAAATATGTTATTAAGTTCATCGAAACCACTATTGGGAAACCGGTTACGATTGTAGGAAATTCTATGGGCGGTCATGTAGGACTAATAATGACGCTTGCAAGACCAGATTTAATTCAAAATCTTGTTCTTACAGGAAGTTCTGGTTTATACGAAAGAGCTTTTGGTGACAGTTTTCCAAGAAAGAACGACCGCTCTTATATAAGGAAGAAGGCAGAAGAGGTTTTTTATGATCCTGCCGTAGCTACCGAAGATTTGGTAGATGAAGTTTTCAGCGTTGTGAATGACAGAATGAAGGGCATAAAAACCGTTATGCTTGCAAGAAGTGCCATTAAACACAATATGCTTAACGATTTGCCTAAAATCCTTACACCTACGTGCTTAATTTGGGGGAAACAAGATAATGTAACTCCTCCAGAGGTTGCAGAAGACATGCATAAATTCATCCCGAATTCTGATCTTTTCTGGATTGATAAATGCGGACACGCCGCCATGATGGAAAAACCAGACGAATTCAATGAAATTCTGTACAACTGGTTAAAAGATAAAGTATAA
- a CDS encoding penicillin-binding transpeptidase domain-containing protein produces the protein MQKQNDYDNKRKKTLRWGYLFAVVALCVFVMFLGRIIILQNTNVQEIKDDYINNNYRTATLKAARGNLYASDGSILATTVMRYDIYVDFKTIKDTVYSNNIGALTDSLSKMFDKPRADFRKRFDEQKEKKNQYYALAKGLDFDQYDRIRKFPIFKRGKNKGGFIVDRNYKRELATSEIGSGTIGMDNGVSKSGLEGAFSKYLSGVDGSRLEQRVNSSQWKPIDYWKVNEPTDGKDVYTTLDLRIQDIAHSALQKQLVNFEAKHGTVIVMEVATGKVRAMVNLQRNEDGEYVDAYNYAIKDNIEPGSTFKVVSLLAAMDDGFIDENTTVNVGNGIWVYAKQRISDGHGGGTYDISDVLAKSSNVGTAKLITKFYADKPEIFLDHLRRWKLFDKMDIELPGITKPRILTPKNKKWNAATLASIGYGYSTNINLLQLATFYNGVANKGKMVKPLFIDKIMQNGKVTFEAQTQMMVKKMASEKALKMMTDALTKAVEKGTGRSIFTPNLKMAGKTGTARFEYWLPGPMKYRSSFAGFYPADNPKYTCYVMISEPNVSKGFYGGTVAAPVFKEIAGKTFLKTPQNVEKEMLVDRKVDLNKMVEPNVKVAVNNKQMPNVVGLIGKNVIPQLENLGYRVDYKGVGRIKEQFPQEGTVISKNQRIYLSLQN, from the coding sequence ATGCAAAAACAAAATGATTACGATAACAAGCGAAAAAAAACGCTGCGATGGGGATACCTGTTTGCGGTGGTTGCTTTGTGCGTATTTGTAATGTTTTTGGGGAGAATTATTATTCTTCAAAACACTAATGTTCAGGAGATTAAAGATGATTACATCAACAATAATTACAGAACAGCAACCTTAAAAGCAGCCAGAGGAAATCTATATGCTTCAGACGGGTCCATTTTGGCAACTACGGTGATGCGTTACGATATTTATGTCGATTTTAAAACCATAAAAGATACCGTTTACAGCAATAATATTGGTGCACTTACAGATTCTTTAAGCAAAATGTTCGATAAACCAAGAGCAGATTTCAGAAAAAGATTCGATGAGCAAAAGGAGAAGAAAAATCAGTATTACGCTCTTGCAAAAGGATTAGATTTCGATCAGTACGACAGAATCAGAAAATTCCCGATTTTCAAAAGAGGAAAAAATAAAGGGGGATTTATTGTTGATAGAAATTATAAAAGAGAACTGGCTACCTCAGAAATCGGTTCAGGAACAATCGGTATGGATAATGGGGTGTCTAAATCTGGTCTGGAAGGTGCTTTTTCCAAATATCTTTCGGGTGTAGATGGAAGCAGACTGGAGCAGAGGGTAAATTCTTCCCAATGGAAACCTATTGATTATTGGAAAGTAAATGAACCCACCGATGGAAAAGACGTTTACACAACTTTAGATCTTAGAATTCAGGATATTGCACATTCTGCATTGCAGAAGCAACTTGTGAATTTTGAGGCAAAGCACGGAACTGTCATCGTTATGGAAGTGGCAACAGGAAAGGTTCGTGCAATGGTTAATCTTCAAAGAAATGAAGATGGAGAATATGTAGATGCTTACAATTATGCAATAAAAGACAATATTGAACCAGGTTCAACTTTCAAAGTTGTTTCACTTTTAGCGGCTATGGACGATGGTTTTATTGATGAAAATACAACTGTAAACGTAGGAAACGGAATTTGGGTGTATGCCAAACAAAGAATTTCTGATGGTCACGGTGGTGGAACTTATGATATTTCGGATGTTTTGGCAAAGTCGAGTAACGTAGGAACCGCAAAATTGATTACAAAATTTTATGCCGACAAACCTGAAATTTTCTTAGATCATTTAAGAAGATGGAAATTATTCGATAAAATGGATATTGAACTTCCGGGAATTACCAAACCTAGAATTTTAACGCCTAAAAATAAAAAATGGAATGCCGCAACTTTAGCTTCAATAGGATACGGGTATTCTACGAATATTAATCTGCTTCAGTTGGCTACTTTTTACAATGGTGTAGCCAATAAAGGCAAAATGGTAAAGCCTCTTTTTATAGACAAAATCATGCAGAATGGTAAGGTTACGTTTGAAGCACAAACTCAGATGATGGTTAAAAAAATGGCATCAGAAAAAGCTTTGAAAATGATGACTGATGCTTTAACGAAAGCTGTAGAAAAAGGAACAGGAAGAAGTATTTTCACGCCCAACTTAAAAATGGCAGGAAAAACAGGAACCGCAAGATTCGAATATTGGCTTCCAGGTCCGATGAAATATAGATCTTCTTTTGCAGGGTTTTATCCGGCAGATAATCCTAAATATACTTGTTATGTGATGATTAGTGAGCCGAATGTTTCGAAAGGTTTTTATGGAGGAACTGTTGCAGCTCCTGTTTTTAAAGAAATTGCAGGTAAAACTTTCCTTAAAACCCCACAAAACGTTGAAAAAGAAATGTTGGTAGATAGAAAGGTTGATCTTAATAAAATGGTAGAACCGAATGTGAAAGTTGCCGTAAACAACAAGCAGATGCCAAATGTTGTCGGATTAATCGGTAAAAATGTGATTCCGCAGCTGGAAAATTTAGGCTATCGGGTAGATTATAAAGGAGTTGGAAGAATTAAAGAACAATTCCCTCAGGAAGGAACTGTAATAAGTAAAAACCAGAGAATTTATTTGTCTCTTCAGAATTAA
- the mraZ gene encoding division/cell wall cluster transcriptional repressor MraZ, which translates to MRNFIGTYECKIDDKGRLKVPSSLIKQMENFEDKTFVVKRSVFQPCLEVYPMKAWDKLMEKINKLNRFIKKNADFIRMFTAGVKTVELDTAGRLQVSKDLTTFAHLSKDVVVTSAGELFEIWDKEAYEKVIATNEQDFASLAEDVMGAFGEE; encoded by the coding sequence ATGAGAAATTTCATTGGAACATACGAGTGTAAAATAGACGACAAGGGTCGCCTGAAAGTTCCTTCATCTCTTATTAAACAGATGGAAAACTTTGAGGATAAAACCTTTGTGGTTAAGCGTTCCGTGTTTCAACCATGTCTCGAAGTTTATCCTATGAAAGCATGGGATAAGCTGATGGAGAAGATTAATAAACTGAATAGGTTCATCAAAAAAAATGCAGATTTCATACGGATGTTTACGGCCGGAGTAAAAACGGTAGAGCTGGACACAGCGGGAAGACTGCAGGTTTCTAAAGATCTTACCACTTTTGCCCATCTCAGCAAAGATGTTGTTGTAACAAGTGCGGGAGAGCTTTTCGAAATTTGGGATAAAGAAGCGTATGAAAAAGTAATTGCGACCAACGAACAAGATTTTGCCAGTCTGGCGGAAGATGTTATGGGAGCTTTTGGTGAAGAATAA
- a CDS encoding GNAT family N-acetyltransferase: MSNIIWKVKSFEEISTSELYEIIKARIDVFVVEQNCPYPDLDNYDKKALHLWAEKDHNILAYCRIFGKEIKYTECSIGRVLTTDEGRGKSLGKQMLQYAVEIIENRFCTSEIRISAQDYLLPFYSYFGFEDTGKKYLEDNIPHTEMFRK; this comes from the coding sequence ATGAGTAATATAATCTGGAAGGTAAAAAGTTTTGAAGAAATTTCCACTTCAGAGCTTTACGAAATCATTAAAGCAAGAATTGATGTTTTTGTAGTTGAGCAAAACTGCCCATATCCGGATTTGGATAATTACGACAAAAAAGCTCTTCATCTCTGGGCAGAAAAAGATCACAATATTTTAGCCTATTGCAGAATTTTCGGTAAAGAAATTAAATATACTGAATGTTCTATTGGAAGGGTTTTAACAACCGATGAAGGACGTGGAAAATCTCTTGGAAAACAAATGCTTCAATATGCAGTGGAAATAATAGAAAACCGTTTTTGTACATCTGAAATAAGAATTTCTGCACAAGATTATCTCTTACCTTTTTATTCCTATTTCGGGTTTGAAGATACCGGTAAAAAATATTTGGAAGATAATATTCCTCATACGGAAATGTTTAGAAAATAG
- a CDS encoding DUF3820 family protein, translated as MENGVNPEILQEICTVKMPFGKYQNTILADLPISYLEWFQRQGMPKGKLGMQLSTIYEIKLNGLTDLLIPIRKGLVNLK; from the coding sequence ATGGAAAATGGTGTAAATCCGGAGATTTTACAGGAGATTTGTACTGTGAAAATGCCATTTGGGAAATATCAGAATACCATATTGGCAGATCTTCCTATAAGTTATCTCGAATGGTTTCAAAGACAGGGGATGCCCAAAGGGAAACTGGGAATGCAGCTTTCAACCATTTATGAAATAAAACTGAACGGGCTTACAGATTTGCTCATCCCAATACGGAAAGGATTAGTAAATTTAAAATAA
- the murD gene encoding UDP-N-acetylmuramoyl-L-alanine--D-glutamate ligase: protein MKIVVLGGGESGCGAAYLAKKKGLEVFLSDKGAIKDQYKQFLAENDIDFEEENHDEERILHADWIIKSPGIPKKADIIHKIHEKGIRLSSEIEFASEFTDAKIIAITGSNGKTTTTSLIYYILKNDGLNVGLGGNIGYSFAKQVADENHDYYVLEVSSFQLDDIQNFRPYISLLLNLSKDHLDQYNYNYEEYALAKFRITENQENDNFFIYNKDDEMSKSILEKFEVKAKMIPFSTNEKLPEGGFVEEDKIVVKLKDEFSMKIDELSLLGNHNVANSLAASIAGKILQINNESIRNSLMTFQAVEHRLEFVTEINGVKFINDSKATNVNATYYALESMKNPTIWIVGGTDKGNDYTEVEDLVKRKVKAIVCLGIDNQKIIDFFKDKKELIYSTSSMQEAVEVSKSLAKSGDTVLLSPCCASFDLFKNYEDRGQQFKEQVLK, encoded by the coding sequence ATGAAAATAGTTGTTTTAGGAGGAGGCGAAAGCGGTTGTGGTGCTGCTTATCTAGCTAAAAAGAAAGGTCTGGAAGTATTTCTTTCAGACAAGGGAGCTATTAAAGATCAGTACAAACAGTTTTTAGCAGAAAATGATATCGATTTTGAAGAGGAAAACCATGATGAAGAAAGAATTCTCCATGCAGACTGGATTATAAAAAGCCCTGGAATTCCTAAAAAAGCAGACATTATCCATAAAATTCATGAAAAAGGAATAAGACTTTCCTCTGAAATTGAATTTGCTTCAGAATTTACAGATGCCAAAATTATTGCCATTACCGGTAGCAACGGAAAAACTACTACAACTTCTCTCATTTACTATATTCTGAAAAATGATGGACTTAATGTTGGTCTTGGAGGAAATATTGGCTACAGTTTCGCAAAGCAGGTGGCTGATGAAAACCACGATTATTATGTGTTGGAAGTAAGTTCATTCCAACTGGATGACATTCAGAACTTCAGACCGTATATTTCTCTATTGCTGAATTTGTCTAAAGATCATTTGGATCAGTACAATTACAACTACGAAGAATATGCTTTGGCAAAATTCAGGATAACTGAAAATCAGGAAAACGATAATTTTTTCATCTATAATAAAGATGATGAAATGAGTAAAAGCATTCTGGAGAAATTTGAAGTTAAAGCGAAAATGATTCCTTTCTCTACAAACGAAAAACTCCCGGAAGGAGGTTTTGTAGAAGAAGATAAAATTGTGGTAAAACTGAAAGATGAGTTTTCTATGAAAATAGATGAGCTTTCTTTGTTGGGAAACCATAATGTTGCCAATAGTTTAGCCGCTTCTATTGCCGGTAAAATATTGCAAATCAATAATGAAAGCATCAGAAATTCACTAATGACATTTCAGGCAGTTGAGCACAGATTAGAATTTGTAACTGAAATTAATGGTGTAAAATTCATTAACGACAGTAAGGCAACCAACGTCAATGCAACGTATTATGCTCTGGAAAGCATGAAAAATCCCACCATTTGGATTGTAGGAGGAACCGACAAAGGAAATGATTATACGGAGGTGGAAGATCTGGTGAAAAGAAAAGTAAAAGCTATTGTCTGTTTAGGAATTGATAATCAAAAAATTATAGATTTCTTTAAAGATAAAAAAGAGTTAATCTACAGTACATCCAGTATGCAGGAAGCGGTAGAGGTTTCAAAATCTTTGGCTAAAAGTGGAGATACGGTTTTACTGTCACCATGTTGTGCAAGTTTTGATCTGTTTAAAAACTATGAAGACCGAGGACAACAGTTTAAAGAACAAGTTTTAAAATAA
- the mraY gene encoding phospho-N-acetylmuramoyl-pentapeptide-transferase: protein MLYYLYEYLTNHGIHIPGMGMMRYISFRAGMAVLLSLTIALVYGKRIINYLRAKQMGELVRDLGLDGQKQKEGTPTMGGLIIIIATLIPVLLFTRIMNVYIVLLIVSVVWMGAIGFIDDYLKKVKKNKDGLSGKFKVVGQVGLGLIIGVTMYFHPDITVKRKYADAKVINRNNVEQNFSPAEKISVSTVPFTKNNEFDYSGILFWMNDKDAHEWAWIVFIPIVIFIVTAVSNGANITDGIDGLAAGTSTIILLALAFFAYVSGNIIFADYLNIMFLPNMGETTIFAVAMVGAVIGFFWYNTYPAQVFMGDTGSLMLGGVIAVLAIILRKELLIPVLCGVFLIELLSVILQVWVFKYRKRKFGLEYAQNNRLFKMSPLHHHYQKEGFHESKIVNRMIIIGVMLAIVCLITLKMR, encoded by the coding sequence ATGTTATACTATCTATACGAATACTTAACCAACCATGGCATCCACATTCCGGGAATGGGAATGATGAGGTACATCTCTTTCCGTGCCGGAATGGCAGTTCTGTTGTCTTTAACCATAGCTCTTGTTTACGGAAAAAGAATCATCAACTACCTGCGTGCAAAACAAATGGGTGAGTTGGTGCGTGATTTGGGATTAGACGGACAAAAACAAAAAGAAGGAACTCCTACCATGGGAGGGCTTATTATTATTATTGCAACGTTAATACCCGTTTTACTCTTCACCAGAATTATGAACGTGTATATCGTTTTACTTATCGTTTCTGTGGTATGGATGGGAGCTATTGGTTTTATAGACGATTATTTAAAAAAGGTTAAAAAAAATAAAGACGGACTTAGCGGTAAATTCAAAGTTGTAGGTCAGGTTGGTTTAGGGTTAATTATCGGAGTTACGATGTATTTTCACCCAGATATTACGGTAAAAAGAAAGTATGCAGATGCCAAAGTAATTAACCGAAATAATGTTGAACAAAATTTTTCGCCCGCAGAAAAAATTTCCGTTTCAACAGTTCCATTTACTAAAAATAATGAATTCGATTATAGTGGAATTTTATTTTGGATGAATGATAAAGATGCTCACGAATGGGCATGGATTGTCTTTATTCCTATTGTAATTTTTATTGTTACAGCAGTGTCCAACGGTGCCAATATTACCGACGGAATTGATGGTTTAGCCGCGGGAACAAGTACAATTATTCTCCTCGCACTGGCATTTTTTGCCTACGTTTCAGGGAATATCATTTTTGCTGATTACCTCAATATCATGTTCCTTCCGAATATGGGAGAAACGACAATTTTTGCTGTCGCCATGGTAGGAGCGGTCATTGGTTTTTTCTGGTACAATACCTACCCGGCGCAGGTTTTTATGGGAGATACAGGAAGTTTAATGTTGGGAGGGGTAATAGCCGTTCTAGCGATTATTTTAAGAAAAGAATTACTAATACCTGTTTTGTGTGGCGTTTTCTTGATCGAACTTTTGTCTGTAATTCTTCAGGTTTGGGTTTTTAAATACAGAAAAAGAAAATTTGGGTTAGAATATGCCCAGAATAACAGATTGTTTAAAATGTCTCCTTTACATCATCATTATCAGAAAGAAGGTTTTCACGAGAGTAAAATCGTTAATAGGATGATTATCATAGGGGTTATGTTGGCAATTGTATGTCTCATTACATTGAAGATGAGATAA